The Carassius gibelio isolate Cgi1373 ecotype wild population from Czech Republic chromosome B11, carGib1.2-hapl.c, whole genome shotgun sequence genomic sequence GTGGTCTAATAATAATCTTCGGGGAGATAGTTCCCGTGGGGTCGGTAGTTAAAGGTCACAGGAGCTCGCTCTCCGAGTATTTTATTACATCCACACTGGGTGAAGAGAAGAGGACTTCACTTTATAATAAACATGTTCCTATATTAGTTTTAACTGCACACAACGAGGGCGTTCTTCCTAGTTCCTAAACTTATATTTCCTCACACCTTACAGTAAGGTAAGAATCTCTTGCCAGATGTAAAATTTAACATTTAGTGTTAATATactgttttactatttttttgtttccttttgccatttatgtgttttaacTGGTAGAATATACTGAAGAAAATAATGAAGAATTGAATAGtgaacacaaacattttaaaatgtttgaatgtatttttgttaGCATACACCTTTTTGTATTGGCATGTTTTTCTCCTTTTGCTAATAGAAAGCGTAGAGAGAATGGAATCGCATGCACATGGATCAGGACCTGCCTTGTGGTTCTCAAGTGGTTTTAGTGAAGTATCTAGACCTGTCAAGACCTTTCATCTTCGAGACATCTACAGTCCCAAACCAACCCCACAAAGGACCCCTGTGGCAATACGGCCCCCCAGCCCAAAACCAGGTCCTCCCCAGGAGCCCGTGGTCCGGCGTAGGCAGTCGTGTGAGCCAGAACCAAAACCCATCATGAGGAGACGGGCTAAATCCCTCTCGTCGTCCTCAGAAGAGCACGCCTGCAGGAACATGCAGGTCCGCTTCGTAGATTCGTTAGGACTGGAACTGGAAGATGTGAAGTTCTTCAAGGCCAGCGAGGACCCAATGGTGCCGGTCCACGTCATCACAAGACTGCTGGCGAGCTCAGAGCTGGCCTCCAGGAAGAAGCTGGAGCTCTCTCTACCTTACTTCCAGCCTTCCTTCCCTGACAATATGCATGCCGAGGCTGGTTTCCTCAAGCGCTTGTGCCAGCAGCGAGTTTGCCTGGAGCAGGTGTTTTGCTCTGAGCTGGGAATTATTGGAACCGTGCAAGTGCTGAACTTGGCCTATGAGAAAGAGGTTACGATACGATACTCGTTTACCGAGTGGAAGAGCAGTGCGGAGAGTAAAGCGAGCTGGATCTCCACCGTGCACAGAGATGGGCCAGATCCGGAGTCGGACATGTTTCGTTTTCACCTGCCTGTACCGCCATTCATCCTGCAACCAGGTGCCATGCTTCAGTTCGCCGTCTGCTACCGGGTCAAAGGACTTGATTACTGGGACAACAATGGTGGACTTAATTATAAACTGACCTGCCAGACGTTCAAACTGACGGTCCCCAGAGAGTGTGAAGACAGCCTGGTGCAGTTCACTTGACGCTGCACTAGCCATGGTCAGTGCTGTGATCCTGATTCTGTCTGTTCTTGTgtatatttcataataaatacAGCTTTTACTGACTTATTTCTAATGAAGATATCTATAACCTATCACtcatgtgaaaaataaatgcccccttacattaaagctgcggtaggtaacttttgacgctctagcggttaataaacagaactgcttgtgtcttgcggaagaacatcgtagccggaactacttctctgtttatgtctatgaagaatcacaaaggtactgggttactccgacgcggtacccccgaagcaatctaaaatagtccgaatataaacacttattataggtgcaccctagtgattcaggacaagctaaaaacacggtttggaaaatggattcatgctgtactcgcttattatatacatttttccacactgtgaacacaaacaaagttacggaccgcagctctgattggttgtttcttaccaggagcgatgtattcctgtaaatggcaataggacactgggaggagccagaggagcttgattttttcacagattatctgtctcatattctactgtcaggacataatgacaggtttaataaatatgtaaaaaatatatttttacaaaagttacctactgcagctttaactgcaTCCAAACGCAGTCTTTCATTGGCCATCACACAGTGTGGTCCCATTGGAGGGTTTTTTCCTGTTTGAGGTCCTGCCACAGATCTGAATTGGGTTCAACTCAGGACTAGACCACTCCAAAACTTTCATTTAGCTTTCCTGAGCCCTACATTTTCACATCACTATATGCATAAAGAGTTGTTATAGTCATGTGTTTATCCCAAGCATAGAGTACTTTTACTTTAATATGTCACACTGATGGAATTTATCATTAAAAATGGCTTTAATTTCAGGGCTGGCTACCACCCACGAACAATTAGGATGCAATACCTGATTATTGCTGTAGGAGACTTTCATCTTTAAGTGTCTGTGCAAAAATAGAACAGACTTTGTGCACATTCTTTCGATTCCTTTAGAGCTCAAAGCTGTGAGGATATTGAGTGTTTAGTGCTATTCTAATCATCCACAGTGTCATGCCTACAGGCCGTGCAGTCTTCACGTCTTCACGTCTCTTCCAGAGCAGCTCTTCTGCTGAAAATTATTTCTCTAAAGGTGTGATGGATTTTCTTGTGTATTTCTATGCTGGAAAACTTTTGGAGTAATTCACTAaggttttgtacttttttttttcagttgtgccTTGTTAACATCTTATCCAGCAGTGCCATGTGGAATGAGATTATTTCTGAAATCATTAGTCCTCTAATGCACAAGCAGACTTTGCAACTTGCTTGTATTAGTCCTAATAATGTATTTTCAATCACATTTGTATTCTTActcaataaataaagcaaaacaagGTTATGCTCCTGATTTTTGCTTATTCACAGGAGTGAACATGAGTAAATATGAGTGCTATCTTTCTTATTCGCTTGCATTAGCGCTCTTCTTGCCTCTGGCTGACCTCCTGCTAATGGCATCCGAGGAAGGCAATCAATGTGCATCTGACTCAGTCCAGCTGTAAGGGCACATGACAGAAATCTGAGGTCAGGTCTAAAAATAGCATCTTTAAATCAATAACAAGACAACTATAAGCATGCCTTCACCTTTGACACACAGCCTGACAGTTGCATTGCATTTCTGAGATTCTTCAGCCTTCACTATTGCTAGAACTACACAAAAGTGTGCAGAGCGTACAGTCCTCACTTTTAATGAGATGTCATTTTTTAATCTGATAAGTTGTTCTTTCTTTGTATAACAATAGATACTTGTGAACTGTTGTTGATAGTAACAGAAAACATTTGTGATTTTCTGTGATTCTGTGATTAAACACTAGATGGTGCTGTGGATCTTGAGCTGAGAGAGTAACTTTTGATTAGGAGAAAAAAGGATGCTCAAAACATATATTAGAAAATTGAATCTTGGCCCTAAATTAAGTATCATAAAACTGTTTGTACCCCTTTTCTTGCttgtagtttattttaaaatgactgtGTCTATATGAGAAAGTGTGGCAATAATTGCCAGCTAATGTTCGTGGGATAAACTAACCCTGGTTTGTTCATAGTTTATACCCTATTGCACATTCTCTTGACAAGGATTTCTTACAACATGAGGAAGAAAATCCCTCAATTTAGACTTTTCTCTGCCTTGTGTCATGTTGTTTCTTATAGAAATGAATCAAGACATTATTACGTATGACAGAGTTTCTTATAAAAACCTTAGGATAAAAAGGCAGGACCTGGagtttgtgcacaaagaaaaataatgactAGACTAGTGTCTTACAGCccttatgaaaggaaaatatatttaccaatatatttcttaaaatatattgtgatatattgtaatatattattttccctttttattttctaatattttatatatttgaatgcatttaataatatattgatgattcatatattatataatatattgcaaaatatacaaatgattgccgctttcaatatattggaaaaaataaatatatataagaatatatgcctaatatataacatgatattttccaatatactgcaatatatttttgttttataagggTGGCCTCACAGAGAAATATTAAGAGGCTCAGGCCTCCATTTCTTCCGATGAAAGGAGACTGACCCAGTTAAGGAGCTATTCTCTTATGCATGAGCTTTAAATGTcttcattaatattaatcattAGGGCTGTCATGTAAATAACTCGACTAAGTGCAATAGCCATATAAAAGAGGAGATCCGATGCAGATCTTGTTATATTTACGGGAGTTTGTGGTTTTGTCATTAACTTAACGATGTGGTCAGGTTGTGGCAAGCGCTCGATCATTACATCTCCAAGCTCTTTGTGTTATATACTGCTCTACTGAGAACAGATCAAATAATGCGTGCAAACACATCTGATGCTCTTACATAAGCAGCGCTGATCTGACACAGTTCGGCATTTCTGCACGGTCTATTATACATgcacattatacatatatatatttacatgttataACAGCAGTGCAGATTCTGTGCATGACGAGACAGACGTGAGCTTGGGTTTTACTGCAGAGGACTGACATGTCTGAATATGAACCGTAGAGAATGAGTCATTTTGGGAGGGGTAAGTCTTAAGGTCTTGAAATTGCCACTGTGTTAAATTACACATTTCACATCACAAAGGCAAATTGCACTAAACAGTGTTTGCGTGTCTAAGTGTGCCCTTCACCACAGGGAGCCATGAATGCCACGCTGGAAATGTGACAATGCACTTCATTTTATAGCAGTCATGTTCTCCTATtattaaaaaacttaatttacctaaaagtgaattattttcaatttgtcattaAAGGTGTTTTGGAAAATCATGCATAAGAGGTTTTTATTATCTGGTATTATCAGTGAACAAGGAGTCTTGAGAAACACACCTGTCTCTGTCTCCAACAAAATAGAAGAGAAAAACAAGTTTAAAGGAGCTGCCTtcctcatcttcttcttcttttgttttaataGAGAGAGTTTTTATTACGTGAGCCGATCAGAAACACTCCATGCAGACTCTCTAGATTCCTTTGTCTGtgtaatatataaaacacattgtgAATATATAGCTCTTACTGAACTCACAGGTTGAAAAGTATTGACTCAACATTTCTATAAAAATCCCTCAGGATtataaatctgtcatcatttactcatcatctAGATGTTGTTCTTtaatctgttgaacacaaaagaagatattctgaagaatgagGACAAAATAATATACAGAAGTCAAAGTCACTCCGGTCATGTGTTCCTCGTTCTCCTCCTCGACCAAACCCATGACATTATCTATAGTGCCATGCTCTGCTTTTTCAGCTACAAACATGTTTTTGATTTGACTTTTTTATTGGTTTATATAGACTttaaaaggtttagttcaccaaacaattaaaattaggCTGCATTTTACTCATCCCCGTGTAGGTGTGTCAGTGGAAATAATGCCTTCTCATGTTTTCTTCAATGACGGTGAGACCTCCTGAGTGCTTCTGTAAGACGACTATATCTGAAAGACGTGACAGAAACTGAATCTGGCCAACACTAAACAAGAGATGAGGATTTTCAGTTGCTCCATGAGAGTTGAAGGATATATGTAGTACTTAAACCCAAATATGAGCACGTTTCAGCTAAATCAGTtcctcatccatccattcattcagaaAAGAAGAGAGACACTGTCGTTTGTTAAAAATCCAAAGCTTGTACTGTACAGACAATAAATAGTCTTGCAAAGGTAAGACATGATTCCCGTTCCTCATACTAACATCTGTACAGCTGATATGAAACTCAAGTTTAGTAGGAGCCCAGAAACGCAACACTGGTGCGGGAAAAAGGTTAGAAAAATTCACATGCTTGACCCCCATAAACCCCCACCCACCCCCCACTGGCATCAAAAGGtgatcatttaaaaattacaaaataaattacaaaaaacaaaaaaccccgAAAAagtcaaatgtcttttttttttttttcaaacagtctTCCACCGAGCCACCAGAGTCCTCTGAAAAACAGCAAAGGTTCAGTAATCTACAGACTTGCAGCTGGACTGAGAGGAGTTTGGAGGGTTTTGGCTTCTTCAGGATGAAGCTCCAGAGACATAGCCTCCAAGGTTCACTAGCGCCCAAATATCAGGCCCTCCACGGAGCAGCCATGGACAGCCCCCTGAGGTCTGGGACTTCACAGAGACACCGTTAGCATATTCTTCACGGAAGAAACCTTGCTATGGTCGATGGAACCTGCAATGCAAAGGGAGAAGACACCTGTAAGACACCAGGAAAATCGACTACCATCCATCAAATGTGTATTAATAGaagagcggtgtgtgtgtgtgtgtgtgtgtgtgtgtgtgttccagacAGAGCTCTGCTCTAGCAGAAGCTGAATAGGACTGGGACCTTGTTCAGCTATTTTGGTGCACAGAACATAAAACAAACGTAAGCTAAATGTGAGCAAGCATTTGTTATACATGTCGGCAAGCATTTAAGTGTGCTTATTCTGCAAATCCTGCACTTTCAGGACAGTGCAGATATGGCTATATTTAGAGCAGCCTGCTGTATTGATCTACTGTATGTGTCCTGCACCTTTAGCTCTTACGCAAGCGACCGTGTGAGAAGTGAGCTATCGTAGATGCGGTGAATGATTCTGCAAACGTGGAACAATGTATAGAAACAGGCCATGTATATATACACAAGGAAGAAATGGAAACACAGACTGACCTTGTCAGGTGTTTGCTTGACGCATGAACCTCCATTTCGCTGCTCTTGAACTCATTCAGCTCTTTGCGAATCGCCGCCTGCGagaccaaaacaacaacaatgagcTCCTGATGAACCGCCACGGGACGCTCTCGCAGCGGGACACAGCGCTGCTTTCTACctgaagttttagaaatgatctGTTCTGGATCTGTTGACTATTATGCtgatgctgctcaagaaacatttctgattgttatcaatgttgaataaagttgtgatgataatattttcatatttaatacgtttttcaggattttttgaagaatagaaacttcagcatttatttcaaatagaaatcattataaatgtctttaatgtcactttcgatcagtttaatgtatccttgctgaataaaagcatttattccTTTAAGAAAATGTGAACTCCGCACACCATCTGAGGCtagttatacaaatatttttatttctttctcatTTTACAAATCGGTTTTATATAACAGAATCACATCATTATATTTTAGATGAATCAAAACTAGAATGTTCTATTAGTTTGATCAGCTGCACCAGTGTGTGTTGTCCTGTAGGGGGCGCGTGCGAGCGTCTAACACACACCTTATCTGAAGCAGATAGTCTGGTCCAGGGCTTGTCTGCTCTTCTGTCGTAATCCTGAGCTTTGGCCACTTCCACATAGTCACTGAAACGGATCAGAATCTTTCTGTCCCGCAGCTCGTCAACCGTGGGCCGCTGATTCAGCTGGGGGAAAGAAAAATCACAGAAAAAGAGAGGTTTAGCTGAAAGGAAACAGAAGTGTGTTCCTTCTTAAATGCTGTAAAGGATGAGATGAGTATCAGGTAGCTGTTTTGGGAATGTATCTTTGTCACATACCTTTCTGTTTAGCCTTTGCTTGATTTCCCTTCTCTCCTCTTGCTCTGTCTGGTCATTCCTCTCTGCAAATCcacccaaaaaaacaaaataaatcacagaTGAGCAAACGCACGCACACCGTCCACAGAGGCACAGATTAACTCTGAAGTTTTAATCCAGCACACAACACCAAGATCATGCTTACACTCCACAGCACAGATTCAGATGTCAGTTTCTTCAATATGTGTGCtgcatttttaatgaaaacaaaccaaagttcttttgatgttttaatcaaatcTCATGTCTAGCTGGTGTTAAATCAGATCTCTTGAACATCTGTGTCCGCAGCTGTCCTGAAGACCCTCGTGCCCTGAGCGACAGATTACTGCTCTTCTATAATAGGCTTCATCCTTTCACAGAACTGGATAACATTGTTCTCTTACACTTCCCTCTGTCGAATACGGGGATTATCTGAATCTGTGCTGCGAAGGACTTAGCGTGGGAAAATGCAGGGACAAATCTAGTATGATGAAACTAGgataaacacatttaatgttcTGTCACTTCAGGACTCTCTTCATTGATTGTCCTTGCTTTGACTCTTAACtctaggagagagagagagtgtgtgtgtgtgtgtgtgtgtgtgtgtgtgtgtgtgtgtgtgtgtgtgtgtgtgtgtgtgtgtgtgtgtgtgtgtgtgaatcgtTTTTGTGCTGAACtcaattatttatcttttttttttagatacctGTTACAGAAGAAATACAGAATTTAACTTTGACCAtagaaatacacttaaaaatatttaGTACTGAACGAGATTTCACTCAGTTAATCACTAACAACTAACTACAA encodes the following:
- the ppp1r3db gene encoding protein phosphatase 1, regulatory subunit 3Db, which translates into the protein MESHAHGSGPALWFSSGFSEVSRPVKTFHLRDIYSPKPTPQRTPVAIRPPSPKPGPPQEPVVRRRQSCEPEPKPIMRRRAKSLSSSSEEHACRNMQVRFVDSLGLELEDVKFFKASEDPMVPVHVITRLLASSELASRKKLELSLPYFQPSFPDNMHAEAGFLKRLCQQRVCLEQVFCSELGIIGTVQVLNLAYEKEVTIRYSFTEWKSSAESKASWISTVHRDGPDPESDMFRFHLPVPPFILQPGAMLQFAVCYRVKGLDYWDNNGGLNYKLTCQTFKLTVPRECEDSLVQFT